From Streptomyces sp. TLI_105, the proteins below share one genomic window:
- a CDS encoding bifunctional UDP-sugar hydrolase/5'-nucleotidase has translation MAATPRKNKTARRILAVGAGIATVGALVATMPSAGAAGDEFAAGQGTNGKGWGRMVDVQLLSFNDLHGNLEPPAGTSGQVIRTKPDGTTEKIDAGGVEYLATHLRQAREGNRYSITAAAGDLIGASPLLSALFHDEPTIEAMNQLDLDVTSVGNHEFDEGARELARMQNGGCHPTAGCFVEGKNFEGADFPYLAANVTDEKTGKPLLDPYFVWEKDGVKIGFIGVTLEGTPNVVTAEGVKGLKFGDEVETINKYTKILERKGVKSIVALVHEGGMPASSSVDYNCDGDGDGEGEGVSGAIVDIAKNVSPQVDALVTGHTHQAYVCSIPDPTGKPRLVTSASSFGKLYTDTTLTYDRATKDIVRTAVASANHVVTRDVPKAADMTKLIEDWRPLAAPVSNRPQGFIAANIDGRGSTAYEKPLGDVIADAQLEGLAPADKGGAQLALMNPGGIRSDLVYKASGAEGDGVVTYGEAFNVQPFTNMMNVVDLTGANLITALKQQVSGSNLNSIKILQVSKGLTYTLDLTKTGADRVVDGTIKLNGEAIDPAKTYRVAMNEFLAGGGDGFAALATGRNKLVGASDLDVFNAYLAARSSAASPLQVPAADRITVVYPPKP, from the coding sequence ATGGCAGCGACACCGAGGAAGAACAAGACGGCACGGCGAATTCTCGCCGTCGGCGCGGGGATCGCGACCGTCGGGGCGCTCGTCGCCACGATGCCGTCGGCAGGGGCGGCCGGGGATGAGTTCGCCGCCGGGCAGGGGACGAACGGCAAGGGATGGGGCCGGATGGTCGACGTCCAGCTGCTCTCCTTCAACGACCTGCACGGCAACCTGGAGCCGCCGGCCGGTACGTCCGGGCAGGTCATCCGGACCAAGCCGGACGGCACGACGGAGAAGATCGACGCCGGTGGTGTCGAGTACCTGGCCACGCACCTGCGCCAGGCGCGTGAGGGGAACCGTTACTCCATCACGGCCGCGGCCGGTGACCTGATCGGCGCCTCGCCGCTGCTGTCCGCGCTCTTCCACGACGAGCCGACCATCGAGGCGATGAACCAGCTGGACCTGGACGTCACCTCGGTCGGCAACCACGAGTTCGACGAGGGCGCGCGCGAGCTGGCCCGGATGCAGAACGGCGGCTGTCACCCGACCGCCGGCTGTTTCGTCGAGGGCAAGAACTTCGAGGGCGCCGACTTCCCGTACCTCGCGGCGAACGTGACGGACGAGAAGACCGGCAAGCCGCTGCTCGACCCGTACTTCGTCTGGGAGAAGGACGGCGTCAAGATCGGCTTCATCGGCGTGACCCTGGAGGGCACCCCGAACGTGGTCACCGCCGAGGGCGTCAAGGGCCTGAAGTTCGGCGACGAGGTCGAGACGATCAACAAGTACACGAAGATCCTGGAGCGCAAGGGCGTCAAGTCCATCGTCGCCCTGGTCCACGAGGGCGGCATGCCGGCCTCGTCGTCGGTCGACTACAACTGCGACGGCGACGGTGACGGCGAGGGCGAGGGCGTCTCCGGCGCGATCGTCGACATCGCCAAGAACGTCTCGCCGCAGGTCGACGCGCTGGTCACCGGCCACACGCACCAGGCGTACGTGTGCTCCATCCCGGACCCGACGGGCAAGCCGCGCCTGGTCACCTCGGCGTCCTCGTTCGGCAAGCTGTACACGGACACGACGCTGACGTACGACCGCGCCACCAAGGACATCGTGCGCACGGCCGTCGCCTCCGCCAACCACGTCGTCACCCGTGACGTGCCGAAGGCCGCGGACATGACGAAGCTGATCGAGGACTGGCGCCCGCTCGCCGCCCCGGTCTCCAACCGGCCGCAGGGCTTCATCGCCGCCAACATCGACGGCCGCGGTTCCACGGCGTACGAGAAGCCGCTCGGCGACGTGATCGCCGACGCGCAGCTGGAGGGCCTGGCCCCGGCGGACAAGGGCGGCGCGCAGCTGGCCCTGATGAACCCGGGTGGCATCCGCTCCGACCTCGTCTACAAGGCGTCCGGCGCCGAGGGCGACGGTGTGGTGACGTACGGCGAGGCCTTCAACGTGCAGCCCTTTACCAACATGATGAACGTGGTCGACCTGACCGGCGCGAACCTGATCACCGCACTGAAGCAGCAGGTCAGCGGATCGAACCTGAACTCGATCAAGATCCTTCAGGTGTCGAAGGGTCTGACGTACACGCTCGACCTGACGAAGACGGGCGCGGACCGCGTCGTCGACGGCACGATCAAGCTGAACGGTGAGGCGATCGACCCGGCGAAGACCTACCGCGTCGCGATGAACGAGTTCCTCGCGGGCGGCGGCGACGGCTTCGCGGCCCTGGCCACCGGCAGGAACAAGCTGGTCGGCGCCTCGGACCTGGACGTCTTCAACGCCTACCTGGCGGCCCGCTCCTCGGCGGCCAGCCCGCTGCAGGTGCCTGCGGCGGACCGCATCACCGTGGTGTACCCCCCGAAGCCGTAA
- the mshD gene encoding mycothiol synthase, whose amino-acid sequence MTSDTVPALEPGRQIHTYDELTPEQVQDVLELLAAADQADGMHAVSEQGRLYLRHGRREGVRHFLLTVGPRLYGYAQLEDTDPIEAPAAELVVHPSHRGRGHGRALGTALLNASGKRLRVWAHGGKSAARHLAQVLGLTLFRELRQLRRPLVPLDLPEPVLPEGVTVRTFVPGQDDTAWLAVNAAAFAHHPEQGSLTQRDLDDRMAEPWFDPKGFFLAEKDGRLIGFHWTKTHAEEQLGEVYVVGILPDAQGGGLGKALTAIGLRHLAAQGLPTAMLYVDADNKAAVRVYEGIGFTTHEVDLMYRTES is encoded by the coding sequence ATGACTTCCGACACGGTGCCGGCCCTCGAACCGGGACGGCAGATCCACACGTATGACGAGCTCACCCCCGAGCAGGTCCAGGACGTACTGGAGCTGCTCGCGGCCGCCGACCAGGCAGACGGCATGCACGCCGTGTCCGAGCAGGGGCGGCTCTACCTGCGCCACGGCAGGCGCGAGGGCGTGCGGCACTTCCTCCTCACCGTCGGCCCCCGCCTGTACGGCTACGCCCAGCTGGAGGACACCGACCCGATCGAGGCCCCGGCCGCGGAACTGGTCGTCCACCCCTCCCACCGGGGCCGCGGCCACGGCCGGGCGCTCGGCACCGCCCTGCTCAACGCCTCCGGCAAGCGGCTGCGCGTCTGGGCGCACGGCGGCAAGTCGGCGGCCCGGCACCTCGCCCAGGTCCTGGGCCTGACGCTCTTCCGCGAGCTGCGCCAGCTGCGCCGCCCCCTGGTGCCGCTCGACCTCCCGGAGCCGGTGCTGCCCGAGGGCGTCACCGTCCGCACCTTCGTCCCCGGCCAGGACGACACGGCCTGGCTCGCCGTCAACGCCGCCGCCTTCGCGCACCACCCGGAGCAGGGCTCGCTCACGCAGCGGGACCTGGACGACCGGATGGCCGAGCCGTGGTTCGACCCGAAGGGCTTCTTCCTCGCGGAGAAGGACGGCCGGCTGATCGGCTTCCACTGGACGAAGACGCACGCCGAGGAGCAGCTCGGCGAGGTGTACGTGGTGGGCATCCTGCCGGACGCCCAGGGCGGCGGCCTCGGCAAGGCGCTGACCGCGATCGGCCTGCGGCACCTGGCGGCGCAGGGGCTGCCGACGGCGATGCTGTACGTGGACGCGGACAACAAGGCGGCGGTGCGGGTCTACGAGGGGATCGGGTTCACGACGCACGAGGTGGACCTGATGTACCGCACGGAGTCGTGA
- a CDS encoding GntR family transcriptional regulator: protein MVEYRIDRRSGVATYLQIVQQTKQALRMGLLEPGDRLPTAREVVEATAINPNTVLKAYRELEREGLVEARRGLGTFVRATLGTGPADSPLRGELTDWARRARAAGLEREDVAALFASVLKEHFEGDE from the coding sequence GTGGTCGAGTACCGCATCGACCGGCGCAGCGGCGTCGCCACCTACCTCCAGATCGTCCAGCAGACGAAGCAGGCCCTCCGGATGGGCCTCCTGGAGCCCGGCGACCGACTGCCCACCGCACGCGAGGTCGTCGAAGCGACGGCCATCAACCCCAACACGGTCCTCAAGGCCTACCGCGAGCTCGAACGCGAAGGCCTCGTCGAGGCCCGCCGCGGCCTCGGCACCTTCGTCCGCGCCACCCTCGGCACCGGCCCCGCCGACTCGCCCCTCCGCGGCGAACTCACCGACTGGGCCCGCCGGGCACGCGCCGCCGGACTGGAGCGGGAGGACGTGGCCGCGCTCTTCGCATCCGTACTGAAGGAACACTTCGAGGGGGACGAATGA
- a CDS encoding ABC transporter ATP-binding protein, producing the protein MTGPVIEADGLGMHYRRRGGAWALKDCTFALPAGRVAAVVGPNGAGKSTLLGLAAGLLRPTEGRITAPARDRLAYVAQDKPLYGQLTVAETLRLGRELNPDRWDPAVAESIVAAGPLPANARVRSLSGGQRTRLALALALGKRPELLLLDEPMADLDPLARRELMGALLADAAERGTTVVMSSHILTELEGACDHLLLVQDGRIRLDGAIDDLLAAHTLVTGPVADLSPHTVVESRTTGRQLTALVRREGPVEGPWVATEPSLEELLLAHLRTTEGASA; encoded by the coding sequence ATGACCGGTCCGGTCATCGAGGCCGACGGCCTCGGCATGCACTACCGACGGCGTGGCGGAGCCTGGGCCCTGAAGGACTGCACGTTCGCCCTGCCCGCCGGCCGGGTCGCCGCCGTCGTCGGACCCAACGGGGCGGGGAAGTCGACCCTTCTCGGCCTGGCCGCGGGCCTGCTGCGCCCCACGGAGGGCCGGATCACGGCCCCCGCGAGGGACCGCCTCGCGTACGTCGCCCAGGACAAACCCCTGTACGGGCAGCTCACCGTCGCCGAGACGCTGCGCCTGGGCCGCGAACTCAACCCGGACCGCTGGGACCCGGCCGTCGCCGAGAGCATCGTCGCGGCCGGCCCCCTGCCCGCGAACGCCCGGGTCCGCTCCCTCTCCGGCGGGCAGCGCACCCGGCTCGCGCTCGCCCTTGCCCTCGGCAAGCGGCCCGAACTGCTGCTCCTGGACGAGCCGATGGCGGACCTCGACCCCCTCGCCCGGCGCGAACTCATGGGTGCCCTCCTGGCCGACGCCGCAGAACGCGGCACGACCGTCGTCATGTCCTCGCACATCCTTACCGAGCTGGAAGGCGCCTGCGACCACCTGCTCCTCGTGCAGGACGGCCGCATCCGCCTCGACGGCGCGATCGACGACCTGCTCGCCGCGCACACCCTGGTGACCGGCCCGGTCGCCGACCTCTCCCCGCACACGGTCGTCGAGTCCCGGACGACGGGCCGTCAGCTCACGGCCCTCGTCCGCCGCGAGGGCCCTGTCGAAGGCCCGTGGGTGGCCACCGAACCCTCTCTGGAGGAACTCCTCCTCGCCCACCTCCGCACCACCGAAGGAGCCTCCGCATGA
- a CDS encoding ABC transporter permease subunit, which produces MSALALRGPHWVTARQHRRALWLTVAAVAVSLAVIGGLRVWDMSKDAELPDRWGRGYDLLRAAMAQFSQGMLALPLLVGAFVAGPLIAREFESGTYKLSLTQSITPVTWLRTKLLTATAASLATTLALTAVYLIGWQRVSGTYGLHWAERGPYEATGTVLASYVLLAIAVGALVGQLVRRTLVAMAATGGVVGLVMLALGAVRWDFLPVRTITGRAHEGVYALQAPGSGLLVEQGLISTDGQRLPGYFCYDTDVPDGSCRPDEAIGVQYLDYHPFAHFWPTQLIESGILLALAALATYAAFRVLRARLPQRRPGRRA; this is translated from the coding sequence ATGAGCGCCCTCGCCCTCAGGGGCCCGCACTGGGTGACGGCCCGCCAGCACCGGCGGGCGCTGTGGCTGACGGTCGCGGCGGTGGCCGTGTCCCTGGCGGTGATCGGGGGGCTGCGGGTCTGGGACATGAGCAAGGACGCCGAGCTCCCGGACAGGTGGGGCCGGGGCTACGATCTGCTGCGCGCCGCCATGGCGCAGTTCTCCCAGGGGATGCTCGCGCTGCCCCTGCTCGTCGGGGCTTTCGTCGCGGGCCCCCTGATCGCCCGCGAATTCGAGTCGGGGACGTACAAGCTGTCGCTCACCCAGTCGATCACCCCGGTCACCTGGCTCCGGACCAAGCTCCTCACCGCGACCGCCGCCTCCCTCGCGACCACTCTCGCCCTCACGGCGGTCTATCTGATCGGCTGGCAGCGGGTCTCGGGCACCTACGGCCTCCACTGGGCCGAGCGCGGCCCGTACGAGGCCACCGGCACGGTCCTCGCCTCGTACGTCCTGCTCGCCATCGCCGTCGGCGCCCTCGTCGGCCAGCTGGTCCGCCGCACTCTGGTGGCCATGGCCGCCACCGGCGGGGTGGTGGGCCTGGTCATGCTCGCCCTCGGCGCCGTCCGCTGGGACTTCCTTCCGGTACGGACGATCACCGGCCGGGCCCACGAGGGCGTCTACGCCCTCCAGGCGCCCGGGAGCGGCCTGCTCGTGGAACAGGGGCTGATCAGCACCGACGGACAGCGGCTCCCTGGGTACTTCTGCTACGACACGGATGTCCCCGACGGCAGCTGCCGTCCCGACGAGGCCATCGGCGTCCAGTACCTCGACTACCACCCCTTCGCCCATTTCTGGCCCACCCAGCTCATCGAGTCCGGCATCCTCCTCGCCCTCGCCGCCCTCGCGACCTACGCCGCCTTCCGCGTGCTGCGCGCCCGCCTCCCCCAGCGCCGCCCCGGAAGACGCGCGTAG
- a CDS encoding RNA degradosome polyphosphate kinase, translating to MSQQPAEVPVQPSATPSVLSSEASATAPSLGSLTAHRAHVVNGTVVTDIDPDLDSDPDTYEDDGALGDELPQGRFLDRERSWLAFNERVLELAEDPTTPLLERANFLAIFASNLDEFFMVRVAGLKRRIATGVATRSASGLQPREVLDLIWTRSRELMARHAACYQQDVAPALADEGIHLIRWPELTEKEQARLFTLFRQQIFPVLTPLAVDPAHPFPYISGLSLNLAVVVRNPVSGHRHFARVKVPPLLSRFLEASPQRYVPLEDVIAAHLEELFPGMEVLAHHMFRVTRNEDLEVEEDDTENLLQALEKELMRRRFGPPVRLEVEESIDPYVLDLLVRELKVSDAEVYPLPGPLDLTGLFGIAGQDRPELKYPKFVAGTHRDLSEVESASAPDIFAALRERDVLLHHPYDSFSTSVQAFLEQAAADPDVLAIKQTLYRTSGDSPIVDALIDAAESGKQVLVLVEIKARFDEQANIKWARKLEEAGCHVVYGLVGLKTHCKLSLVVRQEGELLRRYSHVGTGNYHPKTARLYEDLGLLTADPQVGADLSDLFNRLSGYSRRETYRRLLTAPKSLRDGLVSRITKEIAHHRAGRPAYVRIKVNSMVDEAVIDACYQASRAGVPVDIWVRGICAVRPGVTGLSENIRVRSILGRFLEHSRVFAFGNGGEPEVWLGSADMMHRNLDRRIEALVRVSDPAHRAALTRLLETGMSDTTSSWHLGPDGNWTRHATDPEGRPLRHVQEMLIDARRRRRAQP from the coding sequence ATGAGCCAGCAGCCCGCCGAGGTCCCGGTCCAGCCCTCCGCCACACCGTCCGTCCTGTCGTCCGAAGCGTCGGCCACCGCGCCGTCCCTCGGTTCCCTGACCGCGCACCGCGCGCACGTGGTGAACGGGACCGTCGTGACCGACATCGACCCCGACCTGGACTCCGATCCCGACACCTACGAGGACGACGGCGCGCTCGGCGACGAGCTGCCGCAGGGTCGTTTCCTCGACCGGGAGCGCAGCTGGCTCGCGTTCAACGAGCGCGTCCTCGAACTCGCCGAGGACCCGACGACCCCCCTCCTCGAACGGGCGAACTTCCTCGCGATCTTCGCCTCGAACCTCGACGAGTTCTTCATGGTCCGCGTCGCGGGACTGAAGCGCCGCATCGCCACCGGCGTCGCCACCCGCTCCGCCTCCGGCCTCCAGCCCCGCGAGGTCCTCGACCTGATCTGGACCCGCTCGCGCGAGCTCATGGCCCGGCACGCCGCCTGCTACCAGCAGGACGTCGCCCCGGCCCTCGCCGACGAGGGCATCCACCTGATCCGCTGGCCCGAGCTCACGGAGAAGGAGCAGGCGCGGCTCTTCACCCTCTTCCGGCAGCAGATCTTCCCGGTCCTCACCCCGCTGGCCGTGGACCCGGCCCACCCCTTCCCGTACATCTCCGGCCTCAGCCTCAACCTCGCCGTGGTCGTACGCAATCCGGTCAGCGGCCACCGCCACTTCGCGCGCGTGAAGGTGCCGCCGCTGCTCTCCCGCTTCCTGGAGGCCTCCCCGCAGCGGTACGTGCCCCTGGAGGACGTCATCGCCGCGCACCTGGAGGAGCTGTTCCCCGGCATGGAGGTGCTGGCGCACCACATGTTCCGGGTCACCAGGAACGAGGACCTGGAGGTCGAGGAGGACGACACGGAGAACCTGCTCCAGGCCCTGGAGAAGGAGCTCATGCGGCGCCGCTTCGGGCCCCCGGTGCGCCTGGAGGTCGAGGAGTCCATCGACCCGTACGTCCTCGACCTGCTGGTGCGCGAGCTGAAGGTCTCCGACGCCGAGGTCTATCCGCTGCCCGGCCCGCTCGACCTCACCGGCCTCTTCGGGATCGCCGGGCAGGACCGGCCCGAGCTGAAGTACCCGAAGTTCGTCGCCGGCACCCACCGGGACCTCTCCGAGGTCGAGTCGGCGTCCGCGCCCGACATATTCGCCGCGCTGCGCGAGCGGGACGTGCTCCTGCACCACCCGTACGACTCCTTCTCGACGTCCGTGCAGGCCTTCCTGGAGCAGGCCGCCGCCGACCCGGACGTCCTCGCGATCAAGCAGACGCTGTACCGGACCTCCGGCGACTCCCCGATAGTGGACGCCCTCATCGACGCCGCCGAGTCCGGCAAGCAGGTCCTCGTCCTCGTCGAGATCAAGGCCCGCTTCGACGAGCAGGCCAACATCAAGTGGGCGCGCAAGCTGGAGGAGGCCGGCTGCCACGTCGTCTACGGCCTCGTCGGCCTGAAGACCCACTGCAAGCTGTCGCTGGTCGTACGGCAGGAGGGCGAGCTCCTGCGCCGCTACTCGCACGTCGGCACCGGCAACTACCACCCGAAGACGGCCCGGCTCTACGAGGACCTGGGCCTGCTCACCGCCGACCCGCAGGTCGGCGCCGACCTCTCCGACCTGTTCAACCGGCTCTCCGGCTACTCCCGCCGCGAGACGTACCGCCGCCTGCTCACCGCCCCCAAGTCGCTGCGGGACGGGCTGGTCTCCCGGATCACCAAGGAGATCGCGCACCACCGCGCCGGGCGGCCCGCGTACGTACGGATCAAGGTCAACTCGATGGTCGACGAGGCCGTCATCGACGCCTGCTACCAGGCCTCCCGGGCCGGCGTCCCCGTCGACATCTGGGTCCGCGGCATCTGCGCCGTCCGCCCCGGCGTCACCGGCCTCTCGGAGAACATCCGGGTCCGCTCGATCCTCGGCCGCTTCCTGGAGCACTCCCGGGTCTTCGCCTTCGGCAACGGCGGCGAACCCGAGGTCTGGCTCGGCAGCGCCGACATGATGCACCGCAACCTGGACCGCCGGATCGAGGCCCTCGTACGGGTCTCCGACCCGGCGCACCGGGCAGCGCTCACCCGGCTCCTGGAGACCGGGATGTCCGACACCACCTCCTCCTGGCACCTCGGCCCCGACGGGAACTGGACGCGCCACGCGACCGACCCCGAGGGCAGGCCCCTGAGGCACGTCCAGGAGATGCTCATCGACGCGCGGAGGCGCCGGCGTGCACAACCCTGA
- a CDS encoding CHAD domain-containing protein has protein sequence MHNPDHSQDVTAGEVLAPYLHARAADFLRGLRLHTESGSDTAGAEEASRTLRGAARRIGGTLHTFRPLLDTAWADQLRTELAWLSGTLALEQACTSRLVRLVDALSRLSSGGGPVPAARGSESTGLTVGAARAGALLERQLTLARTRAHSASLQALGSARFHAIADAVALLASEVPLGPAGAAPAIEVIDAPAELAERRLLDAVAALPLARAAHPYNADALALAAGESQDAPWHQTRLLLRLHRYATEALHTGGEPDSVLYEAARALDRHRDAAEAATAAATAARTPRIAPATAYALGVLHADQRHEVEAARFAFQRAWHRTTAPVP, from the coding sequence GTGCACAACCCTGACCACTCGCAGGACGTCACGGCGGGCGAGGTCCTGGCCCCCTACCTGCACGCGCGGGCCGCGGACTTCCTCCGCGGCCTGCGCCTGCACACCGAGAGCGGCTCCGACACGGCCGGAGCGGAGGAGGCCTCCCGTACGCTGCGGGGCGCGGCCCGCCGGATCGGCGGCACCCTCCACACCTTCCGGCCGCTGCTCGACACGGCCTGGGCCGACCAGCTGCGCACCGAGCTCGCCTGGCTCTCCGGCACGCTGGCCCTGGAGCAGGCCTGCACCTCCCGGCTGGTCCGGCTGGTGGACGCGCTGTCCCGCCTGTCGAGCGGCGGGGGTCCGGTGCCGGCGGCCCGGGGTTCGGAGAGCACGGGGCTCACGGTCGGCGCGGCCCGGGCCGGCGCCCTCCTCGAACGCCAGCTGACCCTGGCCCGCACGCGCGCCCACTCCGCCTCCCTCCAGGCGCTCGGCTCCGCCCGCTTCCACGCGATCGCCGACGCCGTCGCGCTCCTCGCCTCCGAGGTGCCGCTCGGGCCGGCGGGCGCGGCCCCGGCCATCGAGGTCATCGACGCCCCCGCCGAGCTCGCGGAGCGGCGCCTCCTCGACGCGGTGGCGGCGCTCCCCCTCGCCCGGGCGGCGCACCCGTACAACGCGGACGCCCTCGCCCTGGCCGCCGGCGAGAGCCAGGACGCGCCCTGGCACCAGACCCGGCTCCTGCTGCGCCTGCACCGGTACGCCACCGAGGCCCTGCACACCGGCGGCGAACCCGACTCCGTCCTGTACGAGGCCGCCCGGGCCCTCGACCGGCACCGCGACGCCGCCGAGGCCGCGACGGCCGCCGCCACCGCCGCCCGCACCCCGCGCATCGCCCCCGCCACCGCCTACGCCCTGGGTGTCCTCCACGCCGACCAGCGCCACGAGGTCGAGGCCGCGCGCTTCGCCTTCCAGCGCGCCTGGCACAGAACGACGGCCCCGGTCCCATGA
- a CDS encoding NUDIX hydrolase, producing MSGTPILAAGCVLWRPAVSGHGIEIALVHRPKWDDWSHPKGKRKRGETAEACAMREVLEETGRRCELGTRLPTAHYTVDGRPKEVAYWSARALDGGFVPTREIDALVWLPPSAARHRLTQPRDRELLDTALSTTHP from the coding sequence ATGAGCGGCACCCCCATCCTGGCGGCGGGCTGCGTCCTGTGGCGCCCGGCGGTTTCCGGCCACGGCATCGAGATCGCCCTGGTCCACCGGCCCAAGTGGGACGACTGGTCGCACCCGAAGGGCAAGCGGAAACGCGGCGAGACGGCGGAGGCGTGCGCGATGCGCGAGGTACTGGAGGAGACGGGCAGGCGCTGCGAGCTCGGCACGCGCCTGCCGACGGCCCACTACACGGTGGACGGCCGGCCCAAGGAGGTCGCGTACTGGTCGGCCCGGGCGCTGGACGGCGGCTTCGTCCCGACGAGGGAGATCGACGCCCTCGTCTGGCTTCCCCCGTCGGCGGCCCGCCACCGCCTCACCCAACCCAGAGACCGAGAACTCCTGGACACAGCCCTGTCCACCACCCACCCCTGA